From Salvelinus namaycush isolate Seneca chromosome 24, SaNama_1.0, whole genome shotgun sequence, one genomic window encodes:
- the LOC120019436 gene encoding uncharacterized protein C1orf198 homolog, which yields MTAASMEGADVHRMEQKKLEYFSSINSMARKIMQERENIKERHGSDWEKMTPNEQDSAIDNGMMDPHIRARYAMHRVDREEVICYPKLLIQTGQKIVHFGDEDITWQDEHSSPFSWETKSQLDFNLTTGESVQGISSSTADYKPSKVTQSSQLSKVTQSSKVSNGESLGLGRKEESSSFWKISAERSRLEGEQADFHSLTPSQIKSLEKGEKPLPSYLRQEPTPKETEDTPPPPRVTKQRATRPPAPPPPVPISVPPLTAISVTPMSVTPTPAPISVSSTVAGWERAQSTLPSVSNTVEEVFTSGLANKSPGLPTKSPARSGNTARDREEKAAAQTESQLATSPTFAQFNTSSNLLKTGFDFLDNW from the exons ATGACTGCGGCGTCGATGGAAGGGGCCGATGTCCATAGGATGGAGCAGAAAAAGTTGGAGTATTTCTCATCCATCAACTCCATGGCCAGGAAAATAATGCAAGAAAGGGAGAACATTAAGGAGAGACATGGATCCGATTGGGAGAAAATGACACCGAATGAACAAGACAGCGCAATCGACAATGGAATGATGGACCCCCATATTCGTGCTCGATATGCTATGCATAGGGTTGACCGAGAAGAAGTAATTTGTTATCCTAAATTACTCATTCAGACAGGACAGAAAATAGTCCATTTTGGTGACGAG GACATAACTTGGCAAGATGAGCACTCTTCCCCATTCTCCTGGGAGACCAAG AGCCAGTTGGACTTCAACCTGACAACAGGTGAATCTGTGCAGGGCATCTCCTCTTCGACAGCTGATTACAAGCCAAGCAAAGTCACCCAGAGCAGCCAGCTGAGCAAGGTGACCCAGAGCAGCAAGGTGTCCAATGGCGAGAGCCTCGGCCTGGGTAGGAAAGAGGAGTCCTCCTCCTTCTGGAAGATCAGTGCTGAAAGATCCAGGCTGGAGGGTGAACAGGCAGACTTCCACTCACTAACCCCCAGCCAAATCAAGTCCCTGGAGAAGGGGGAGAAGCCACTGCCCTCTTATCTCCGTCAGGAGCCCACCCCCAAGGAGACAGAGGACACTCCACCTCCACCACGAGTAACCAAGCAGCGAGCCACCAGGCCGCCTGCGCCTCCTCCCCCTGTACCCATCAGTGTGCCCCCCCTAACAGCCATAAGTGTGACCCCTATGAGCGTGACCCCTACCCCTGCTCCTATCAGTGTGTCATCCACAGTGGCTGGCTGGGAGCGTGCTCAGAGCACCCTCCCCTCAGTCAGCAACACAGTGGAGGAAGTTTTCACTTCAGGGCTAGCCAACAAATCCCCGGGGCTGCCCACCAAGTCCCCTGCCCGCTCAGGCAACActgccagagacagagaggaaaaggCTGCTGCTCAGACTGAGTCGCAACTGGCCACCAGTCCCACCTTCGCTCAG TTTAATACCAGCAGTAACCTCCTGAAGACCGGATTTGACTTTCTTGACAACTGGTAA
- the LOC120019726 gene encoding C-type lectin domain family 11 member A-like yields the protein MGIAAVLVTVVCMCSLSLSAPDGDTKVGDPVDATPTEIPETQGKQARGDVPEEPEPTSPVSDFDNTYNYILSRLSAMDQAIHRLNVGHYTLDVKVTQLVDRVSQLDGTIGEVQDTMQQISLLTKENRKEIGRLEGCQKGRRVGYKCYLIYRTYETYPGAAQKCMERGGRMAMPQDRKEQEALADYVKAFFQPGNWPVWLGINDLRSEGLYLFEDNTRVTYFQWRKHFLSSQPDGGKRENCVAMASDDGDWWDNYCDRNMYYLCEFDA from the exons ATGGGAATAGCAGCCGTCCTAGTCACCGTCGTGTGTATGTGTTCACTCAGCTTGAGTGCTCCGGACGGCGACACCAAAGTTGGAGATCCTGTCGATGCAACACCAACTGAG ATTCCAGAGACTCAGGGGAAACAGGCAAGAGGAGATGTACCGGAGGAGCCAGAGCCAACCAGTCCTGTCTCGGACTTTGACAACACATACAACTATATTT tgtccaggctgtcagcgatggATCAGGCCATCCACAGGCTGAATGTGGGCCACTATACACTGGACGTGAAGGTGACCCAGCTGGTGGACAGAGTGTCCCAGCTGGACGGCACCATTGGGGAGGTACAGGACACCATGCAACAGATATCCCTCCTCACCAAGGAGAACCGCAAAGAGATTGGCCGCTTGGAGG GATGTCAGAAGGGCCGGCGGGTGGGATATAAGTGCTATCTGATCTACCGCACATATGAGACGTACCCAGGTGCAGCTCAGAAGTGCATGGAGCGGGGCGGCAGGATGGCCATGCCTCAGGACAGGAAGGAGCAGGAAGCCCTGGCAGACTACGTCAAGGCTTTCTTCCAGCCAGGGAACTGGCCTGTGTGGCTGGGCATTAATGACCTGCGCTCTGAGGGACTCTACCTGTTTGAGGACAACACACGAGTCACCTACTTCCAGTGGCGCAAGCACTTCCTCTCCAGCCAGCCGGACGGTGGCAAGCGGGAGAACTGTGTGGCCATGGCGTCAGATGATGGGGACTGGTGGGACAACTATTGTGACAGGAACATGTATTACCTCTGTGAGTTTGATGCCTGA